The Methanosphaera sp. BMS genome contains a region encoding:
- a CDS encoding DDE-type integrase/transposase/recombinase, translating to MIRILKSINRSKCQQRNNVLFTDDSIDELIEEIRKEQELEIVKLNIKPSGHYGYDEQYIFINGELFMRMTIIDNKNNLVINNELIHKYDFNQDTIQDFLERSLKDLEVTSITTDGNNSYPCIIEVLGAIHHRCVFHIMKNLMDDIKKDIRTLENRIEYINSKKEENKARLE from the coding sequence ATTATCAGAATTCTTAAAAGCATTAACCGGAGTAAGTGTCAACAGAGAAACAATGTTTTATTCACAGATGATTCCATAGATGAACTTATAGAAGAAATCAGAAAAGAACAAGAATTAGAAATAGTCAAACTCAATATCAAGCCTTCAGGTCATTACGGCTATGATGAACAATACATATTCATCAACGGGGAATTATTTATGAGAATGACAATAATCGACAATAAAAACAATCTTGTAATCAACAATGAATTAATACATAAATATGATTTTAATCAAGACACAATCCAGGATTTTCTGGAAAGATCGTTAAAAGATTTAGAAGTAACATCCATAACAACAGATGGAAACAACTCTTATCCATGCATAATAGAAGTATTAGGAGCTATACATCACAGATGCGTATTTCACATAATGAAAAACCTAATGGATGATATCAAAAAGGATATCCGCACACTCGAAAACAGAATTGAATACATTAACTCTAAAAAAGAAGAAAATAAAGCACGACTAGAATAA
- a CDS encoding Ig-like domain-containing protein, protein MKISKIFILFVLVFLLITAISATELSDENTEICDDTVMITDDVDDTPLEKETRPNEVIVNNKKNIKTSAKTYDVNDFNTLEKAVTANTYDTVTVNINSNILLANNTELNEAIKTLTINGNGKTINGNNQYQLLYINSDSKVSINNIKITNCYANNDGGALYNRGNLTINNSTLNNNKAYCGGAVYNRGNLTINNSTLNSKNTAEFCGGAIYNDMYGNLTINNSTLNNNNALYGAAVFKNYQSNITINNSTLNNNNARRGGAIYNSDYSDMTILTIRYCTLNNNKADEVGGAIYNGGLSKILNTTFNNNYATNNSQDIYNDNFGSYGVIKLIEPIFDNENTKTILNNGIIYLYENKLSKKIENQYTILYFSKLNQNEKNYTYLNNLIRSGKKEIQLNYDIKLDVLNDEEIIFPEGIELTDNNTVINGKGHKIDAQSISRIFKVNGNNITIKNFRLEKGFETYGGAIENEGTLTVTNSTLINNKAEYGGGAICNKGTLTVKNTTLKNNTARDFGGAICNKGTLTVKNTTLKNNTARDFGGAIHNIDSTLTVTNSTLNNNNATSGGSVYNYFSNVSIDNSIINYNKANIIGGAIYNYFSNLTINKATLNYNNATKEGGDDEPNFETYCGGAIRNDFGNLTIKNSNLSNNKADYDGGAIYNYDNCNLTIINTTLNNNYAANAGAAIRNCANLSIIGSNLNNNKADYSGAAIYDTGNLTINSSTLNSNTATTYGGAIYTANSLKITKSTLNSNKANDGAAIYNNQTGYVNINNATLNKNTAINAGAAIRNCGNISITNAILNNNMANYSGAAIYDTGNISITGSTLNNNQASNGGAICNALGRLTVKNTTLNNNTATGSKSYADGGAIYNCDTLTITNSTLTNNNANNWGGAIWNEAKITINNSTFTSNNARYNGGAILTNGNITVKESIFKNNTAQAGSAIHVVGKNASIEKNIFTVNKANMTGKAIINNTPATISNNTNADISKYNGTIYSSGMKVTIRNNIFDDGIISTKTTVQNAKGIIGEKLTLKATVTDANNKKVNEGNVIFKLNGITIKDNGKITGSSNPLKIKVVNGVATATVIPDLTMRNANKLTVSYIGTSSYNASVSNEVKINISQRNASIIVSSNVKTIKQGQVLTLTAKVYDITNSKRSSNLTKYDDEFVYFKVNGITLKDSKGQMLKVKVVNGTATTKYTVPLGLSGVTDGKTMTPKNHTILAGFYNKNYQEDIRNTSTFQVERSNITITISNVTVYNKTHKLSLQATIKDYLGNIVAGPNKCVIKINGLSLKNQSQPMYYYSTNGILNIKNITIPAYNKYTNIEIVTQDRLAYKSQRNSTTIIKVVK, encoded by the coding sequence TTGAAAATTAGTAAAATTTTTATTCTGTTTGTACTGGTATTTCTGTTGATTACAGCTATTAGTGCAACAGAATTATCAGATGAAAATACTGAAATTTGTGACGATACAGTCATGATAACAGATGATGTTGATGATACTCCATTAGAAAAAGAAACACGGCCTAATGAGGTTATTGTCAATAATAAGAAGAATATTAAAACATCAGCAAAAACATATGACGTTAATGACTTTAATACACTTGAAAAAGCTGTGACCGCGAATACATATGATACTGTTACAGTAAACATAAACTCAAATATCTTACTAGCAAACAACACAGAATTAAATGAAGCAATTAAAACACTGACTATTAATGGTAATGGAAAAACTATCAACGGAAACAACCAATACCAACTGTTATATATTAACTCAGACAGTAAAGTAAGCATAAATAATATCAAAATTACAAACTGTTATGCAAATAATGATGGTGGAGCACTATACAACAGGGGTAATCTAACCATCAACAACAGTACACTAAACAACAACAAGGCATATTGTGGAGGAGCAGTATACAACAGGGGTAATCTAACCATCAACAACAGTACATTAAACAGCAAAAACACTGCAGAATTCTGTGGAGGAGCAATATACAACGACATGTATGGTAATCTAACCATCAACAACAGTACACTAAACAACAACAACGCATTGTATGGAGCAGCTGTATTTAAAAACTATCAAAGTAATATAACCATCAACAACAGTACCTTAAACAACAACAACGCAAGACGTGGAGGAGCAATATACAACTCTGATTATAGTGACATGACAATATTAACCATCAGGTATTGTACATTAAACAATAACAAAGCAGACGAAGTGGGTGGTGCAATTTATAATGGAGGATTAAGTAAAATATTAAATACAACCTTTAATAATAATTACGCTACAAATAATAGTCAAGACATCTATAATGACAACTTTGGTAGTTATGGTGTAATTAAACTAATTGAACCAATATTTGACAATGAAAACACTAAAACAATATTAAATAACGGTATAATTTACCTTTATGAAAATAAATTAAGTAAAAAAATAGAGAATCAGTATACCATATTATATTTCAGTAAATTAAATCAAAACGAAAAAAACTACACCTATTTAAATAATTTAATTAGGAGTGGAAAAAAAGAGATACAATTAAATTATGATATTAAATTAGATGTATTAAACGATGAAGAAATAATTTTCCCTGAAGGAATAGAACTAACTGATAACAATACAGTTATAAATGGGAAAGGACATAAAATAGATGCACAGTCTATTTCCAGGATATTTAAAGTTAATGGAAATAATATCACCATAAAGAATTTCAGACTAGAAAAAGGATTTGAAACTTATGGTGGAGCAATAGAAAATGAAGGTACCCTAACTGTGACAAACAGTACCTTAATCAACAACAAAGCTGAATATGGTGGAGGAGCAATATGCAACAAAGGTACTCTAACCGTGAAAAACACTACACTAAAAAACAATACTGCAAGAGACTTTGGAGGAGCAATATGCAACAAAGGTACTCTAACCGTGAAAAACACTACACTAAAAAACAATACTGCAAGAGACTTTGGAGGAGCAATACACAACATTGATAGTACTCTAACTGTGACTAACAGTACACTAAACAATAACAACGCAACAAGTGGAGGATCAGTATACAACTATTTCAGCAATGTTTCCATTGATAACAGCATTATAAACTATAACAAAGCAAATATCATTGGTGGAGCCATATATAACTATTTCAGTAATTTAACCATCAACAAAGCTACATTAAACTACAACAATGCAACAAAAGAAGGAGGAGATGACGAGCCTAACTTCGAAACATACTGTGGAGGGGCAATCCGTAATGATTTCGGAAATCTAACCATAAAAAACAGTAATCTAAGCAACAACAAGGCCGATTATGATGGTGGAGCAATATATAACTATGACAATTGTAATCTTACAATAATTAACACTACCTTAAACAATAACTATGCTGCAAATGCTGGGGCTGCTATAAGAAACTGTGCCAACCTAAGCATCATAGGCAGTAACTTAAACAACAATAAAGCAGATTACAGTGGAGCGGCAATATATGATACGGGTAATCTAACTATCAATAGCAGCACATTAAACAGCAACACGGCAACAACATATGGTGGAGCAATATACACTGCCAACAGTTTAAAAATTACAAAAAGTACCTTGAATTCCAACAAAGCAAATGATGGTGCGGCAATATACAACAATCAAACCGGTTATGTGAATATAAACAACGCTACACTAAACAAGAATACTGCAATAAATGCAGGAGCAGCCATTAGAAACTGTGGTAATATAAGCATCACCAATGCCATATTAAACAACAACATGGCAAACTATAGTGGAGCGGCAATATATGATACAGGTAACATATCCATTACCGGAAGCACTTTAAATAACAATCAGGCATCAAACGGTGGAGCAATCTGCAATGCACTTGGAAGATTAACAGTAAAAAACACTACCCTGAACAACAACACTGCTACAGGTTCAAAAAGCTATGCCGACGGTGGAGCAATATACAACTGTGATACATTAACTATAACAAATAGTACGTTAACAAACAATAATGCAAACAACTGGGGAGGAGCAATATGGAATGAAGCAAAGATTACCATAAACAACAGTACATTTACTAGCAACAATGCAAGATATAATGGAGGAGCAATACTGACAAATGGTAATATAACCGTAAAAGAAAGCATATTTAAAAACAATACTGCCCAAGCAGGATCAGCTATCCATGTTGTTGGAAAAAATGCAAGCATAGAAAAAAATATCTTCACGGTCAATAAGGCAAACATGACCGGAAAGGCCATAATCAACAACACTCCAGCTACAATATCCAATAATACCAATGCGGACATTTCAAAGTATAATGGAACAATATATTCTTCAGGAATGAAAGTCACCATAAGAAACAACATATTTGATGATGGAATTATATCTACAAAAACAACTGTGCAGAATGCTAAAGGAATTATTGGAGAAAAATTAACTCTAAAGGCAACAGTAACGGATGCCAACAATAAGAAAGTTAATGAGGGTAATGTAATATTCAAACTCAACGGTATAACCATCAAGGATAACGGTAAAATAACTGGTAGTTCCAATCCACTTAAGATTAAAGTGGTAAATGGTGTGGCAACTGCTACGGTTATACCGGATTTGACCATGAGAAATGCCAACAAGTTAACGGTTTCATACATTGGTACATCCAGCTATAATGCTTCAGTTAGTAATGAGGTAAAAATAAACATATCCCAAAGAAATGCTTCCATTATAGTATCCAGCAACGTGAAAACAATCAAGCAGGGACAGGTACTAACGCTAACAGCCAAGGTATATGATATCACTAATAGTAAACGAAGTAGCAACCTAACAAAATATGATGACGAATTCGTATATTTCAAGGTAAATGGTATTACATTAAAAGACTCTAAAGGACAAATGCTTAAAGTAAAAGTAGTTAACGGAACCGCTACAACCAAATATACCGTTCCACTGGGACTATCCGGTGTAACTGATGGTAAGACCATGACCCCAAAGAACCATACGATACTTGCGGGATTCTATAACAAGAACTACCAGGAGGATATCCGAAACACTAGCACTTTCCAGGTTGAAAGATCAAACATCACAATTACCATTTCAAATGTTACTGTCTACAATAAGACCCATAAGTTATCTCTTCAAGCGACTATAAAGGATTATCTTGGTAACATTGTAGCAGGACCTAATAAGTGTGTGATTAAAATCAATGGTTTAAGCCTTAAGAATCAAAGCCAACCAATGTATTATTACTCAACCAACGGTATCTTAAACATCAAGAACATTACCATCCCGGCATACAACAAATACACTAATATTGAAATAGTAACGCAGGACAGGCTAGCATATAAAAGTCAAAGAAACTCTACAACAATAATTAAAGTTGTAAAATAA
- a CDS encoding low molecular weight protein arginine phosphatase — protein MRVIFVCHGNICRSPMAEAIFKSLTDNVEVLSAGLYALEGESASSNAIKVCRYNDLELRNHESKNFYDLDIRDDDLVLTLTFDIRDNIKQRYPDLEVYTVKEYAGEKEFLDIKDPYGEDVEVYEICFCEIKEYLENIVKMHDF, from the coding sequence ATGAGAGTAATTTTTGTTTGTCATGGAAATATATGTAGAAGTCCTATGGCTGAAGCAATATTTAAGTCATTGACTGATAATGTTGAGGTATTGTCAGCCGGATTATATGCATTGGAGGGTGAAAGTGCTAGTTCAAATGCTATAAAAGTATGTAGATATAATGATCTTGAATTAAGAAATCATGAATCTAAAAATTTCTATGATTTGGATATCAGGGATGATGATTTAGTATTAACGTTGACCTTTGATATCCGGGATAATATTAAGCAAAGATATCCTGATTTAGAAGTTTATACTGTCAAGGAATATGCTGGTGAAAAAGAATTTCTGGATATTAAAGACCCGTATGGTGAAGATGTTGAAGTTTATGAGATATGTTTCTGTGAAATTAAAGAATATCTGGAGAATATTGTTAAAATGCATGATTTTTAA
- a CDS encoding toll/interleukin-1 receptor domain-containing protein: MNGDFYELKAKINDYNNIYLEHDIVYTGRGGFLGRLLYGFNDGIVIKKDNITIEGNNHTIDANGKVRIFEIKGKNVTLKNITFKNGYANDFGGAIRNEEGQINLINCKFINNTAKENGNDISNTPESEIKIENCEFSQNNDKYPILNYGKLKIYYEEKDSIQSIAIGGKIEYIKCKTHLNILNVETNKNTNENHYLTVQLLDENNKPIVGKPIELGENHISITNNNGEAIFIHKTDNPGSVLLPIKYDGDFSNYYPSKTLNIELTTKIDKQHINSKDDEKPLNDNTQTHIRKAPFHAYNGEEPFMFVSYSHLDAEEVFKDLKVFNDYGVKIWYDEGIIASSEWPEVISNKIKSCSLFVVFISDNSIESPNVRNEINFALSKKKPFIAIHLEDCELKYGLDLSMVSKQGILKHSLNTYDEYLFACDVAFKSNNFYLFNNK, translated from the coding sequence ATGAATGGAGATTTTTACGAGTTAAAAGCTAAAATAAATGATTACAATAATATATACTTAGAACACGATATTGTTTATACAGGAAGAGGAGGTTTTCTTGGAAGATTATTATACGGGTTTAATGACGGTATTGTAATCAAGAAAGATAATATAACAATTGAAGGAAATAATCACACAATAGATGCTAATGGAAAAGTCAGGATATTTGAAATTAAAGGAAAAAATGTCACATTAAAAAATATCACATTTAAAAATGGATATGCTAACGATTTTGGTGGAGCTATACGTAATGAGGAAGGACAAATAAATCTTATAAATTGCAAATTCATAAACAATACTGCAAAAGAAAACGGAAATGATATCTCCAATACTCCAGAATCTGAGATAAAAATAGAAAATTGTGAATTTTCACAAAATAATGACAAATATCCTATTTTGAATTATGGAAAGCTAAAAATATATTATGAAGAAAAAGATTCAATCCAATCAATTGCTATTGGTGGTAAAATTGAGTATATAAAATGTAAAACTCATTTAAATATATTAAATGTTGAAACCAATAAAAATACAAATGAAAATCATTATTTAACTGTGCAATTATTAGATGAAAATAATAAACCTATTGTGGGTAAACCAATAGAACTTGGTGAAAATCATATTTCTATTACAAATAATAATGGTGAAGCAATATTTATCCATAAAACAGACAATCCGGGTAGTGTACTATTACCAATTAAGTATGATGGTGATTTTTCAAATTATTATCCATCAAAAACATTAAATATTGAATTAACTACTAAAATAGATAAACAACATATAAATAGTAAAGATGATGAAAAACCATTGAATGATAATACTCAAACACATATTAGAAAAGCTCCATTTCATGCATATAATGGAGAAGAACCATTCATGTTCGTTAGTTACTCCCATTTAGATGCAGAAGAAGTTTTTAAAGATTTAAAGGTTTTCAATGATTATGGTGTTAAAATATGGTATGATGAAGGAATTATTGCTAGTAGTGAATGGCCAGAAGTTATTTCTAATAAAATAAAATCATGTTCATTATTTGTAGTATTTATATCTGATAATTCGATAGAATCGCCAAATGTCAGAAATGAAATAAATTTTGCACTTTCTAAAAAGAAACCTTTCATTGCAATACATTTAGAAGATTGTGAATTAAAATATGGATTAGATTTAAGTATGGTATCAAAACAAGGAATTCTAAAACATTCATTAAATACATATGATGAATATTTATTTGCATGTGATGTCGCATTTAAATCAAATAATTTCTATTTATTTAATAATAAGTAA
- a CDS encoding right-handed parallel beta-helix repeat-containing protein: MINKKTIITLGLFLTICASLCVYADEGSDVGTFEELASIVSGDDKTGEIVLTKNFVNTDGYDASGIKITGHDMVIKGEPGKDITIDAKSAGRIFNANGTKNVRFENIRFVNGNAEGAGGAVILGNELSNKVVNCTFEGCSASEFGGALDGNAENSVFKNCNSTHHGGAIFDGYATNCEFEKCFSTSQGGAISYHNASNCTFTNCYAWWQGGALYHADAVGCKFINCYAAEGGSMYEGSAFDCQFENSVAKNGSGGAAYNVVASGCKFTGCSVTGGEGSAMYGGSATNCEMGADEAVNVTMK, encoded by the coding sequence ATGATAAATAAAAAAACAATTATCACATTAGGATTATTTTTAACCATATGTGCATCATTATGTGTATATGCTGATGAAGGTTCTGATGTAGGTACATTTGAAGAATTAGCTAGCATTGTATCTGGTGATGATAAAACCGGTGAAATAGTACTGACAAAAAACTTTGTAAATACTGATGGTTATGATGCGTCTGGTATTAAAATTACTGGTCATGATATGGTAATTAAAGGAGAACCAGGTAAAGACATTACAATAGATGCTAAAAGTGCAGGTAGAATATTTAATGCAAACGGTACCAAAAACGTAAGATTTGAAAATATACGATTTGTAAACGGTAATGCTGAAGGTGCCGGTGGAGCTGTCATTCTTGGCAATGAATTAAGTAACAAGGTAGTTAACTGTACTTTTGAAGGATGCAGTGCATCCGAGTTTGGTGGAGCATTAGACGGTAATGCAGAAAATTCCGTATTCAAAAACTGTAACAGCACACATCATGGTGGAGCAATATTTGATGGTTATGCAACAAATTGTGAGTTCGAAAAATGTTTCTCAACAAGTCAAGGTGGTGCAATATCATATCATAATGCATCAAACTGTACATTTACAAACTGTTATGCTTGGTGGCAAGGAGGAGCATTATACCATGCAGATGCAGTAGGATGTAAATTTATCAACTGTTATGCAGCTGAAGGCGGATCAATGTATGAAGGTTCAGCTTTCGATTGTCAATTTGAAAACTCCGTTGCTAAAAATGGTAGTGGAGGTGCTGCATATAATGTAGTTGCATCAGGCTGTAAATTTACCGGTTGTAGTGTAACTGGTGGAGAAGGTAGTGCAATGTATGGAGGAAGTGCTACAAACTGTGAAATGGGTGCTGATGAAGCAGTCAATGTAACAATGAAATAG
- a CDS encoding Hsp70 family protein — translation MTNKDVSPTIDYAIDLGTSDSLIAYKEDDEVSLIENSQTNDIFTPSAVWIDENDKIQVGQSARDALITDPENAYTEFKLNMGFPLEYHFKRSDKTYNPEELSAEILKNLKKSAYDKTNEKLHEIVITIPANSNPLNTKATAKAAKLAGFQKTYFIPEPVAAAIAYGLKATNKEERIWMIYDLGGGTFDTCIVKADEEKIENMEDSGLDNIGGILFDWKIVDEIFKKKIIDECKFYDFTRDNPIYKRQFYILKHEAEEAKKRLSYEDKVDIVIENLFDKMDYTFNYTLTKEELEKLITPSIKKTIDTCNDLLWHLSLKKEDIEKIILVGGATLTPLVTQTLQNEYDVPIEKSLDPLTVVVRGAAIYASTMTKTLPEVTDDLLTLIIYNNESIDDNHLSVSGRVYSNDSYLSYNQLQVKIYDKERVVAGGYLTEDGTFNVLVPISDKTLQYHIDVFDKNNEKMDVDDRLNHKIKCQKNIKGTKTIENSIHLLLHDNKTVPVAKKGERTDYISQTTIYTTKELSPDKKDSITIPVYVGENRKVIYNTLIGHIEIKSSDITDKLDINSRMDISLETCKENDLQFNIYIPSLNTNLTRILKYNPEKQSIKKLENNYRLLVERLESYEKISDMEVRSHLERIKNSTDIEYLKLLMEITRNDKNCIKATQEYMNNIISQLDDIDEKFEIGILKEMIEYKLSKLDELRDEFEEDDIDNLIEEYNNIQYENTLEIIEYERVYNKILEVYINQNMMETVKSVFYQLKFNIDSGDDEGMINKLIADSQKAINSENKEKLLKNVIKLYYNSTNDEKICSDVTTGIS, via the coding sequence ATGACAAATAAAGACGTATCCCCCACCATAGATTATGCAATTGATTTAGGTACAAGTGACTCCCTGATAGCATATAAAGAAGATGATGAAGTATCCCTAATAGAAAACTCCCAAACAAATGACATATTCACACCATCAGCAGTATGGATAGACGAAAACGATAAGATACAAGTGGGACAATCGGCTAGAGATGCATTGATAACAGACCCGGAAAATGCCTACACTGAGTTTAAGCTAAACATGGGCTTTCCCCTTGAATATCACTTTAAAAGAAGCGATAAAACATACAACCCCGAAGAGTTATCAGCGGAGATACTTAAAAACCTTAAAAAATCGGCTTATGATAAGACAAATGAAAAATTGCATGAAATCGTAATAACCATTCCCGCCAATTCCAATCCACTGAATACAAAGGCTACAGCCAAGGCGGCAAAACTGGCCGGGTTTCAAAAAACATACTTCATACCCGAGCCTGTGGCGGCGGCAATAGCATATGGATTAAAGGCTACAAACAAAGAAGAAAGGATATGGATGATATATGACCTTGGTGGTGGAACATTCGACACGTGTATTGTCAAAGCAGATGAAGAAAAAATAGAAAATATGGAGGATAGTGGATTAGACAATATAGGTGGAATACTGTTTGACTGGAAGATAGTGGATGAAATCTTTAAAAAGAAGATTATCGATGAATGTAAGTTTTACGACTTTACGAGAGATAATCCCATATATAAACGTCAATTCTACATATTAAAGCATGAGGCTGAAGAAGCAAAGAAGAGATTATCATATGAAGATAAAGTTGATATTGTAATTGAAAATCTCTTTGATAAGATGGATTATACATTCAATTACACCTTAACCAAAGAGGAATTGGAAAAACTAATCACACCATCAATCAAGAAAACAATTGACACATGTAATGACCTACTCTGGCATCTGTCACTTAAAAAGGAGGATATTGAAAAAATCATCCTGGTAGGGGGAGCCACATTAACCCCACTTGTTACACAGACACTTCAAAATGAATATGATGTACCTATAGAGAAATCTTTAGATCCGTTAACGGTTGTCGTCCGTGGTGCGGCAATATATGCATCAACTATGACAAAAACATTACCTGAAGTTACGGATGATCTGCTTACATTAATTATTTATAACAATGAATCAATTGATGATAATCATTTAAGTGTAAGCGGCAGGGTATATTCCAATGATTCATACTTATCATATAATCAATTACAGGTTAAAATATATGATAAAGAGAGAGTTGTAGCTGGCGGATACTTAACTGAAGACGGTACTTTCAATGTACTTGTACCGATAAGCGACAAAACATTACAATATCATATAGACGTGTTTGATAAAAACAATGAAAAAATGGATGTTGACGATAGGTTAAATCATAAGATAAAATGTCAAAAAAATATCAAAGGCACAAAAACAATAGAAAACTCCATCCACTTATTACTTCATGACAATAAAACAGTGCCAGTGGCAAAAAAGGGTGAAAGAACAGATTACATCAGTCAAACAACAATATATACTACAAAAGAATTAAGCCCGGACAAGAAAGACTCAATCACCATACCGGTATATGTCGGAGAAAACAGAAAAGTCATTTACAATACATTAATAGGACATATCGAAATCAAATCAAGTGATATAACAGATAAGTTGGACATTAACTCAAGGATGGACATCAGTTTAGAGACATGTAAAGAAAATGACCTCCAATTTAACATATATATTCCATCTTTAAACACCAATCTTACAAGAATCTTGAAATACAATCCCGAGAAACAAAGCATCAAAAAACTAGAGAATAACTACCGATTGTTGGTAGAAAGGCTTGAAAGCTATGAAAAAATAAGTGATATGGAAGTACGAAGTCATCTGGAAAGAATAAAAAACAGCACAGATATTGAATACCTGAAGTTACTGATGGAAATAACACGTAATGATAAAAACTGTATCAAAGCCACACAAGAGTATATGAATAACATAATCAGCCAGTTGGATGATATTGATGAAAAGTTCGAAATAGGCATACTCAAAGAAATGATAGAATATAAGCTGTCAAAACTGGATGAGCTTAGAGACGAATTTGAAGAGGATGATATTGATAATCTTATCGAGGAATACAACAACATACAATATGAGAATACACTTGAAATCATTGAATATGAAAGAGTATATAACAAGATATTGGAAGTTTATATCAATCAAAACATGATGGAAACAGTTAAATCCGTATTCTACCAGCTCAAATTCAACATTGATAGTGGCGATGATGAAGGAATGATTAATAAACTAATAGCAGACTCACAAAAAGCCATAAATTCTGAAAACAAAGAAAAACTGCTTAAAAATGTGATAAAATTATATTATAACAGTACAAATGATGAAAAAATCTGTAGTGACGTGACAACAGGAATATCCTAA